A window of Malania oleifera isolate guangnan ecotype guangnan chromosome 2, ASM2987363v1, whole genome shotgun sequence genomic DNA:
CTTACAAAGGGAAATAAATCAAACTAAAATATAAGTCAGATTATTAAAGGAACAAAATGAAAAGTTTGAATATCATATGAATCAAATACAATCAAGAATTGATAAAATTGACacaaaaggaaaatcaaaaattgaagaaatcaTTGATCCAAATGAAGAAGAATTTCAATATCAAATTAAACCAAAAGAAGAAGTATTCCTTGGATTTTTATCAAGAGTCAATATTCATAAATGGTATTCAGAAATAAAAATTGTAATCAATAAATCATTTGTTCTTGAAGCTCGTGCCCTTTTAGATACAGGAGCAGATATGAATTGTATTCAAGAAGGTCTTATACCTACTTATTACTATGAAAAGACAAAGATGCAATTATATAGAGCAACAAATTCAACTTTAAAAattcaatagaaaatttcaaaTGTCCATATTTGTAAACAAGACATTTGCCTCAAAACTACATttgtacttgtcaaaaatatgcaacaagaaattaTATTAGGAACTCCATTTTTTACAATGATTTATCCTTTTAAGGTTGATGAAATTGGAATTCACACTTCAATTGGTGGACAAAATATTTTATTCGAATTCACAGATAAAATGCAAGAAAAAGAGATCAACATGCTTAAAGATTTAGCCATTAGTAGAATCaatcttattcaaaataaaagaaaacatgtaAAAACATTAACCAAAGAAATCCTTCATAAAAGAATAGAGGAACAAATTCAAAATCCAGAAATAAAAGCTCAAATTGATTTAttcaaagaaaaacttgaaaaagaagtTTGTTCAAATCTTCCAAATGCCTTTTGGAATATAAAGAAACATTCTATTAAACTTCCTTATACAAAAGATTTTATAGAAGACAAGATTCCTACTAAAGTAAGACCTATTCAAATGAATAAAGAACTCCTTAAATATTGTAAAAAGAAGATTCAAGGATTGCTTGATAAAAAGCTAATTCGAAGAAGCAAATCTCCTTGGAGTTGTGTTGCTTTTTACGTTCAAaatcaagctgaaatagaaaGAGGTGCTCCAAGACTCGTCATAAATTACAAGCCATTAAATAAAGCcttacaatggattaggtatccgATACCTAATAAGAGAGATTTACTCAATAGACTAAATACAACGTCAATATATTCAAAGTTTGACATAAAATTAGGATTTTGGTAAATACAAATTGCAGAAGAAGACAAATATAAAACAACATTTACTGTACCATTCGGACACTATGAATGGAATGTCATGCTGTTTGGTCTAAAAAACGCGCCttcagaatttcaaaatattataaaatgaaattttcaatGATTATAAAAAATTCACTATTGTATACATCGACGATGTCCTTGTATACTCTGAATCAATAAGCCAACATTTCAAACATCTCAACATTTTTTACAAtgttgtcaaaagaaatggtttgGCTGTctctcaataaaaaataaaactgttTCAAACCAATATTAGATTTCTTGgtcatcaaatttatcaaaataaaatcacTCAAATCCAAAGATCTTTAGAATTCGCAGAcaaatttccaaatgaaattaggaataaaaATCAATTGCAAAGATTTTTAGGGTGTCTTAATTATGTGGCAGATTTTATTctaaacattagaattttaatcAAACCATTAttcaaaagacttaaaaaaaaccCTCCAAACTGGACAGACAAGTGTACTCAAATAGTCATTAAAGTCAAAACCCTAGTCAAGACCCTTCCCTGCCTTAGTCTTCCTGACCCTAAGGCCTTCATGATTGTAGAAACAGATGCCTCTAATGTTGGATTTGGAGGTATTCTCAAACAGAGAATTGATTCTATAGAAACCCTAGTCAGATTCCATTCAAGAGCCTAGTCAGGACCCCAAGTCAATTATTCAACcattaaaaaagaaattttatcaattgttttgtgcattcaaaaattttaagacGATTTATTCAATAAAGAGTTTTTACTCATAATTGATTGTGCAAGCgctaaaaatattattgaaaaggatgtcaaaaatttgatttcaaaacaAATATTTGCAAGATGGCAAGCCATTTTATCAGTCTTTGATTTCCaaattgaatttatcaaaggaaCTTCAAACCCAATTCCAGATTTTTTAACAAGGGATTTTTTAATAGGTCAAAATGCCAAGAATAACAGCTGAAGACCTTTATTCAACACCTCAAAATTCAAAGGCTCAGGCCCAACCATCCAGTTCAAAAGCCCAAAGAAAAATTCCTATTCATAATAGATTCAACCCTCTTTCAAGGCCACCTCAAAATATTCAAACCCTCTCATTCAAAGAAGTCATGGAAAGTCAGGCCCAATCCTTTGTTGCCCAAACTCAAAATGCTTCGGTTACTAAAGGTTACTATTCAAAAGGTTTCGAAGATCTCTTCCCTATTGAACCCGAATGGGAAGATTCCACTCCCTTCGATGtcatcaaaaactatttcttTTCTGGGTGCCATTTTGATATTCGAGACCCATTAAAGAAtagaaaattttatgaattaattcTTGTTGAATCTAATTCGGTTGTAATTGATCATAATTACGACCTTCAAGattcttcaaaaattaatttttcaaaattcaagattttcaaaatcatttctcCCACTGAATGGGGAACCCATCTAAGAAATTCAAAAAGGTTCAAAGGAAATTTTATTCCTCAAACTTATGATGACAAAGATTACATTGATGCCTGGTCAAATGTTCTCTTCCTTCAAAATTACTCTCATTCTTGGTTCATGCACTTTGACCCCAAAATTTGCAAAACCTTTCcaaattggtttttaaaatagtttaaaaCTTTTGgtcctaaaaaagaaatttttccagaaataattcaaaatgatcttgaattatttcaaaagaattttttttcttcctcaAGATCAATCTCATTCGTCTTTCAAGCTTCTACAATTTTGTTCAAACTTCGGAATTACTTGGATTTTTTGTTGGGACTACCTTGTGGTCTCTCCAGAAGAAAGCTCTCTGTATTATTCAAAATCAATGAGAAGAATTTTCACAGTTTGTTGGTGGGAAAAGTTCACCCTGCCAGAAAGACAAGTACGTTTGTGGCTGGTTCAACAAGTTCTTCCACCTTCAAGTTCTCAAGGATCACTTTTAAAATCAAGAGACAAACTGAGAATAATTGATGAAGATGATACTGTTTCAATTTCTTCAGGAAGGTCAAAATTGTCAAAATCAGGAAAGATGAAAGCCCACTTGATCAAGCTCATCAAACAGTTGAAGGAATCGGATGAGTCAGATTCTGCCTACAGCTCTAACTCAAACAGAAACGTTGATCTTGATCTCGGTTCAAAATTCTATCAATTTATTCAAGAAGATCCTTTGCCCCCCTCTGCAAAAGGCAAAGCAAAGAAAAAGAAGTGATTTCTTTACCTACAAGATTCAAAAACTGCGGCTACCGCTTCCAGTTTTGACAAGCCACCCTATCCCCTCAAAGGTTTTTACTCAAGTCTTGACAAGAGTTATTCCAAAGTTACTCAAGACTTATTTAAGAAATTTTGCAGCCGGAAACCATTTGGCCCAACTTGTAATTCTTTGAGTGCTTTAAAAAAGTGAGTGTTTTACACTTGTCCACTTTGGGTCAGggttatattattttatttaaaggtggtgggtcaccCACACAAATGCAGTCGTCCATGTGCTGTCACATTTAAGTAAAATATTTTGTCTTTTGCGTTGGCTCGTTAGTCTTGTAAAAATCCAAAGTTGAATTTAGTGGTCGATGGGGCCCATAGAGCACCCGCATTAATTCACCCCGGATTCCAAACCATCTGAAGTCTGAACCTCTTGATTATAAATAAGAGTCTTTTGTTCTATAAATCCTCGCACCAATTTAGGGATTCTCTAGAGAGGATCTAAGACGCCTTGAGCTCCACTTGAATtttctcttctccctcttctctctatCTTCGTCCATAGGAATTCTGTCAAAAGTGTAATACAAGTAAGTGTTCAATAAAAGTTAATAATTTCTTTCAAAGtacaaataatacatattaaaaaaattactatgataaaactaaaatttattataataattttactaattgttctactttcaagttttactttacaataaatattttattgaatgACAATTTAAAAGTAGTAAAAGTATTTGGTAATTAGCTTTATtgccatttttttaatttatgtatatttttcttttaattatatttaaattcatatgatcatttaattttgattttaatttaaaagtgtataaaatgaacaATTTAGtcccaaaaaaatttatttttaggtattaaaatttttggcaacagATTACCAAAATAACTGAAAACCATATTTTTGTCAAACAGGTAGAAACTAGCAACAGAAATTGAAAACTAACAATATACTCAAACgagtttttattatttgtttcttCACTAcagaaaaatagaaacaaaaaatatacCAAACAGACCCTACTAAGTTGAAGATAAATTTAGCATTCGGTTTAATTCTATCCCTTTTCATAGTTGCCcacaaattataaaaataatttaaaataatttatttttgatGTAGACATTTTGGGTACATGTGAGATGGATGGATGTTCATATCTATATTCATGAGACCCTATCACAATTCAACAATTGAAAACTCCTttagaaaatcataaatatttgTTTATATAGAATAACATTTTATTGTCAAATAACCGACCAAAAAAGGTTTCATCCAGGAAATTTCTTACTTCACAACTTGCAATGTGGACAAGTTTGCTTTACTGAGTCAAAATCATGGGTAGAGAGGATGGGCAGCTCTCTCAAAATTTTGTGCTGATGTTAAAATCTTATCATAAATGTATAATGGCCCAAAAAGtcattagaagtaacatatggtGCATTGACTACTAAGTGACCCATATTGCATTCCCAAAAAGATTACAAAATAATTCAGACTCATAAAAAAAAGTTACACGGTTCGTGAAAATCgagtattaaatttgaatttgcgTAAATTTTAATGAAGTATAGTATTAAATTGtactaaattttatttatatacaaAAGAATTTAATTTAAGATTTCTAATTCATGATCTCGAAGATAAAGTTGTGTTTAAGGGCACGAGTTTTaggttttaaattttaatttgtatggtTTTGAATAAAACATGTTAGTATAGTTTCCGTTATATCTTGTCGAAATCCATATATACtaatttgaaaattcaaagaatAAAATATAACCTTATGTTTGAAAATATAGTCTTTGAACATCTTTGGATCTAACtttgtgtggatttgaataaaatatagtataaacttatttttaaatttcttccaaattttttttaaaaataatctaaGTTAAAAATTTGTACACCCAAACATTATCAAAGAGCAAGATTTACACTATTAAGGAGAGAGAATATGAGTTATCAAATTTATTGGTGAAATTTAGTATGTAACTATAATATAGTTAGGGGTGCGCAATTGGTCGGTTCAGCCAATTTACCAAATTAaccgaaaaaatttggttaaCTATTCATCATAACTGAACTGACTGAATTACCCTTCTTACCCGAGCCTTACCCAACCATCAGATGAtttatgtatatagatatatatatatatatatatatatgcgatgatttacgtatatatataaatatatgtcagattatatcagattatttacgtatatatacataaatcatctgatatatatgtatatacgtaaataatctgatataatctgacatatatttatatatatatacataaatcatttgatgtgtgtatatatatatatatatatatatatatatatatatacacacgtaAATCAtctgatgtatatatatataaatgtaaatcatgtaatgtatatatatatatatatatatatatatatgtaaataatacGATATATATGTGTATCTACGTAAAtaatctgatatatatatatatatatatatacctcctTTATATTCAAGTTTAGGACGAAGTGAATACACACATCTCTTCCTTCTATTTTAAGAGTACGGCCGCTTTCATTCAtacaaaaaatatgaaagttgcattattattttaataatttttcatgTGTTCTGGTTTGTATTAGAATAACCAATGGGACCTTACATTGACTAAATCATGTCCAGGAATTCCGGAGGGCTCCCTCTCACATAATGATATAACTAAATCAATTCCCTGGAATTCAAAAAAAGAGTACGGTCAAATGGAAGAGCAAGCAGCTGGCCTGGTCACAAGGCCAGATGTCCCATCCCCAACCATCAGAACTACAAGTGTCATCACAAATCCTCACATGCGTCCCCCCATCCCATCGCCCCCCTCCCTCTATAAATTCCGCACCTTACTGCCATGCAAAATTCATCACTCAAATTAATTAAGTCGTGAGCTTCAGCATCTATCGCTAGCTGTGTGTTCGTAGTCATATcccctcaaaagaaaactcaagaTGAACCAGCAATCGAACAGTGCGAGCTACCAGGCGGGCCAGGCCAAGGGCCAAGTCCAGGTACATTAATTCCTAATACCCTACTACGTGCTTTCcatgcttttcttttttcctttatatCTTTTAAGATTTTAACATTTATGTATATATAACTGGTTTAATTCATCAGGAAAAGACTAACCAGATGGCAGACAAGGCCAGCAATGCTGCTCAGTCTGCCAGGGAGTCCTGCCAGGAGGTATATACATTTACATGCATACACCCATTAATTATGTACATGCATAAGAAGCTACACATCGTTAATTTAAATGAATAGTTAATATACCATTTCCCAAAACTAtccatatgtgtatgtgtgtgtgttgtgtgtgcgtaTGTGTGATGTGATGGTTATGGTTAAAAACTAATATATGCATGGATGGATATCGACGTGGGGGTTGCACTGGTGAAGGCAGGACAGCAGATGAGGGCAAAGGCACAGGGAGCTGCTGATGCGGTCAAGAATGCGACTGGAATGAACAAGTGAAGAAGCTATTAATTAGGAGGATAAGGATCCACGATCCATCTGCGCCCCAGCCcaattccttttcttcttctttttcttcttgaacCTATCCCTGTTTCATCGctttttcaatttatttatttgtattctTTTATTTTGGGGGGAGGGGAGCAATTTTGggctctttatttatttatttatttattttcttctcaaTTTTCCTGAAGTGCTGCCGGTTGTTACTGGCTAGCTTTGGAAGAAGGAAAGAACTATCAATCCATCCATCTATTTAGCTCTAGCGATCAGAGAGTTGTTGTCGTTCCGAGTTATTTTTGTTTTGGAGAATAATataatctttctttctttctttctttaatttctttgtaTATTAATTCGTTGCAGCTTTCTTAATTTGTTTCATGGTGAATGACTGATGATCATAATTATCAGCAGCTATATATAATAATTAACTAACCATtaga
This region includes:
- the LOC131147920 gene encoding stress-induced protein KIN2-like, coding for MNQQSNSASYQAGQAKGQVQEKTNQMADKASNAAQSARESCQEAGQQMRAKAQGAADAVKNATGMNK